One window from the genome of Pyrus communis chromosome 16, drPyrComm1.1, whole genome shotgun sequence encodes:
- the LOC137719689 gene encoding probable glycosyltransferase At5g03795, whose protein sequence is MSTASIFRLLLLHFSLSTVLAAHSQPLTPPYLPPNTIHPNYQNMFNSFKIFIYNSNSTFPFISPSQSLFYTRLQDSHFPTENPEKAHLFFVPFPSDLRPRSVSRLVRSLCTELPYWNRTLGADHFYLSCTGIGFESDRNLVELKKNSVQISCFPTPAGKFIPHKDISLPPVPSTPAPTINTASFLGYAKFDWVKESTLVKELSSDPDFLIESKPSDLNTFADRLGGSKFCLFEYGGGDVSGIGEALRFGCVPVVITDRPIHDLPFSDVLRWQEIALFVGRRGGVVRDLKRVLGRTCWERHEKMRQLGVAASRHFMWNETPEPFDSFYTLMYQLWLRRHTVRYVRRESPFVV, encoded by the coding sequence ATGTCCACCGCCTCCATATTccggctcctcctcctccacttcTCTCTCTCCACCGTCCTCGCCGCCCATTCCCAACCCCTCACTCCCCCCTACCTCCCACCCAACACAATTCACCCAAATTACCAAAACATGTTCAATTCCTTCAAAATCTTCATCTACAACTCAAACAGCACCTTCCCCTTTATCTCCCCATCCCAATCGCTCTTCTACACGCGCCTCCAGGACAGCCACTTCCCCACCGAAAACCCCGAAAAAGCCCATCTCTTCTTCGTCCCCTTCCCCTCGGACCTCCGCCCGCGCTCCGTCTCGCGCCTCGTCAGATCGCTCTGCACCGAGCTTCCTTACTGGAACCGCACCCTCGGCGCCGACCATTTCTACCTCTCATGCACCGGCATCGGGTTCGAATCGGACCGTAATCTCGTCGAGTTGAAGAAAAACTCGGTCCAGATCTCGTGCTTCCCGACGCCGGCCGGGAAGTTCATCCCTCACAAGGACATTTCGCTTCCGCCGGTCCCGAGCACTCCCGCGCCGACGATCAACACCGCGAGTTTCTTGGGCTACGCCAAGTTCGATTGGGTCAAAGAGTCAACGTTAGTCAAGGAACTGAGCAGCGACCCCGATTTTCTGATCGAATCCAAGCCGTCGGATCTGAATACTTTCGCGGACAGACTCGGTGGGAGCAAATTCTGTCTGTTCGAGTACGGAGGAGGCGACGTGTCGGGGATCGGGGAGGCGCTGCGTTTCGGGTGCGTGCCGGTTGTGATTACCGACCGTCCGATCCACGACCTGCCGTTCTCGGACGTGCTGAGGTGGCAGGAGATCGCGTTGTTCGTGGGACGTCGTGGCGGGGTAGTGAGGGACCTGAAGCGCGTGTTGGGTCGCACGTGTTGGGAGCGGCACGAAAAGATGAGACAATTAGGCGTGGCTGCAAGTCGGCACTTTATGTGGAACGAGACACCGGAGCCGTTCGATTCGTTTTATACGTTGATGTATCAGCTGTGGCTGAGACGGCACACCGTCAGATACGTCCGAAGAGAATCACCGTTTGTCGTTTGA